From the genome of Geobacter sp. SVR, one region includes:
- a CDS encoding surface-adhesin E family protein has product MNILKGIAGGALLLVAAQAVPVDAPAGSRPQWQVLFGDKDSQNSYDKANVKKNGNIITVTTRIAYTAKGKADALELLKYPQGFDDLAYTIYVHDTNCSDMINKLRTVTHYNSKGAEIRNVDMSGVAEWEKIQPDSLMEMVANAECPR; this is encoded by the coding sequence ATGAACATCCTGAAAGGTATCGCGGGTGGAGCATTGCTGCTGGTCGCGGCACAGGCCGTGCCGGTCGATGCTCCGGCGGGCAGCCGGCCGCAATGGCAGGTGCTGTTCGGCGACAAGGATTCACAAAACTCCTATGACAAGGCAAACGTGAAGAAAAACGGAAATATCATCACCGTTACCACCAGGATTGCCTATACCGCCAAGGGAAAGGCGGATGCGCTGGAGCTGTTGAAATACCCCCAGGGCTTTGACGACCTCGCCTACACCATCTACGTGCACGATACCAATTGCAGCGACATGATCAACAAACTGCGCACGGTGACCCATTACAACAGCAAGGGGGCGGAGATCAGAAACGTGGACATGTCGGGCGTGGCGGAATGGGAAAAGATCCAGCCGGACTCGCTCATGGAAATGGTGGCAAATGCGGAGTGCCCGCGGTAG
- a CDS encoding cytochrome c3 family protein — protein sequence MKKTLAALMLALPAVIFQMPASMADAQGTIDPSNGKPCHQCHRSKITGRYVHEAVAGKECTPCHQTRPGNHQSDHSLYAVKDRSATLCYECHDNQSNQKSVHPPIMANECLGCHAPHNSPHRKLLRAKPEKLCFECHDCALVKERETTKTGFRDGTQNLHYLHAGRKGAAIPCLTCHDAHASQQLYLMRPKGAKGAEAVTITYTATDKGGNCTTSCHDSLGYQRD from the coding sequence ATGAAAAAGACCCTTGCCGCTTTGATGCTTGCTCTGCCTGCAGTCATTTTTCAGATGCCCGCCTCTATGGCTGATGCACAGGGGACCATCGATCCTTCCAACGGCAAGCCCTGCCATCAATGCCATCGGAGCAAGATTACCGGCCGGTACGTGCACGAAGCGGTGGCCGGCAAAGAATGCACCCCCTGCCACCAGACCAGGCCCGGCAACCATCAGAGCGATCACAGCCTCTATGCCGTCAAGGACAGGAGTGCCACACTGTGCTACGAGTGCCACGATAACCAGTCAAACCAAAAGAGCGTGCACCCTCCCATCATGGCGAACGAATGCCTTGGCTGCCACGCCCCCCATAATTCGCCGCACCGGAAACTGCTCAGGGCCAAGCCGGAAAAACTCTGCTTCGAATGCCACGATTGCGCGCTGGTAAAAGAGCGGGAAACCACCAAGACCGGATTCCGCGACGGCACGCAGAATCTGCACTACCTGCATGCCGGCAGGAAGGGCGCTGCCATCCCCTGTCTCACCTGCCACGATGCCCATGCCAGCCAACAGCTTTACCTGATGCGGCCGAAGGGAGCCAAAGGCGCGGAAGCGGTTACCATCACCTACACCGCCACGGACAAGGGGGGGAACTGCACCACCAGTTGCCACGACTCCCTGGGATACCAACGCGACTAA
- a CDS encoding LysR family transcriptional regulator has product MEIRTLRALVEVVRQGGFSRAARTVFATQSTVSKAVKQLEDELGLRLLERIGHRSRLTEAGEIVYRRALTILAQADDLKIELEELRNLAGGTLRLGFPLIGSNTLFARWFAAYRSRYPDVDIKLVENGSKRLEELVLAGELDLAASLLPISEEFEWQEVRREPIDLLLAADHPLAECDTLAFEELADMPFILYGPEFALNPIILEACRASGFTPSVATQSSQIDFIIELVAAKLGVALLPRLIAEQRPHPLTKRVAVGHPAIYWHMALVWRRGGYLSHAAQAWLALAGSPEVYGG; this is encoded by the coding sequence ATGGAAATCCGGACATTGCGGGCATTGGTCGAGGTGGTTCGTCAAGGGGGTTTTTCGAGAGCCGCCAGGACGGTGTTTGCGACTCAATCGACAGTAAGCAAGGCGGTCAAACAGCTGGAAGATGAACTGGGGCTCCGGTTGCTCGAACGGATCGGCCACCGCAGCAGGCTGACGGAGGCCGGCGAAATCGTTTACCGTCGCGCCTTGACGATCCTGGCGCAGGCCGACGATTTGAAGATAGAATTGGAGGAATTGCGGAATCTTGCGGGGGGCACCCTGCGTCTGGGATTTCCCTTGATTGGCAGCAACACCCTTTTTGCCCGCTGGTTTGCCGCCTATCGGAGCCGCTATCCGGATGTGGACATTAAACTGGTGGAGAATGGCAGCAAACGCCTGGAAGAACTGGTACTGGCCGGTGAACTGGACCTGGCCGCTTCGCTGCTGCCGATCAGTGAAGAATTCGAGTGGCAGGAGGTGCGACGGGAACCGATTGATCTCCTGCTGGCAGCCGACCATCCACTGGCTGAATGCGACACGCTCGCCTTCGAAGAGTTGGCTGATATGCCGTTTATCCTGTACGGACCGGAGTTTGCGCTCAACCCCATCATTTTGGAGGCGTGCCGGGCAAGCGGCTTCACGCCCAGCGTGGCGACCCAGTCGAGCCAGATCGATTTCATCATCGAGCTTGTGGCCGCCAAGCTCGGCGTTGCCCTGCTGCCACGCTTGATCGCCGAACAGCGGCCGCATCCCCTGACGAAACGCGTCGCAGTCGGGCACCCCGCGATCTACTGGCACATGGCCCTGGTCTGGCGGCGCGGCGGTTATCTGTCGCACGCGGCACAGGCTTGGCTGGCGCTGGCAGGCTCCCCCGAGGTTTACGGGGGATGA
- a CDS encoding CidA/LrgA family protein — protein sequence MNRYRRMSVWRRRCRSSRLFQALLILGFWLGGEIIVRWTGLPLPGAIAGLFIMLALLGSGRLSIGTVRRGAQWFLAEMLLFFVPAVLAVLDHPELLGLLGLKILAVIVLGTLIVMIVTATVMDVCFRLSVAGKGHADVAE from the coding sequence ATGAACAGGTATCGACGTATGAGCGTTTGGCGGCGGCGCTGTCGTTCCAGCCGGTTGTTTCAGGCGCTTCTCATTCTGGGCTTCTGGCTGGGCGGCGAGATTATCGTGCGTTGGACCGGGCTGCCGCTTCCCGGAGCTATTGCAGGATTGTTCATCATGCTCGCTTTGCTGGGAAGCGGGCGGCTCAGCATTGGAACGGTGCGCCGCGGAGCGCAGTGGTTTCTGGCCGAGATGCTTCTCTTCTTCGTGCCCGCAGTGCTGGCGGTGCTGGATCATCCGGAGTTACTCGGTCTGCTGGGGCTGAAGATCCTGGCGGTAATCGTGCTGGGCACGCTGATCGTCATGATTGTCACGGCAACGGTCATGGACGTTTGTTTTCGCCTGAGCGTCGCCGGGAAGGGGCATGCCGATGTCGCAGAGTAG